The following is a genomic window from Nguyenibacter vanlangensis.
CGTCAGCGCCTTGCGCGCAATCTCCGCTGCCTCGACCGAAACCAGGGCCGCAACGGGCTTGCCATGACGGGTGATGGTCACGATCTCTCCTTTGACGGCTTCATCGACCAGGCTGGAAAATCCGGCCTTGGCGTCTCTGAGGTTGATGGTCAGCATATCGCGCCTCCATATGTAGGCATATGTGA
Proteins encoded in this region:
- a CDS encoding type II toxin-antitoxin system Phd/YefM family antitoxin; this translates as MLTINLRDAKAGFSSLVDEAVKGEIVTITRHGKPVAALVSVEAAEIARKALTRKRAGLVSYLRTFPGGEFPRNRKPSRDVEL